The DNA region AATATCATCATTTTCAAAATTTTTTAGAATTTCATCTAAAGATTTCGATATTTTATCTATTCCATATTCTTTGCCATTTCCAAGATGACTTCCAGGATGAAAATTATAATACTTTATATTTAATAAATTTGTGATTCTTAATTCTTCATTCATTAATTTCATAGATTTATTCCAAGTATCTTCTTTAGGGGAAGCAAGATTTATCAAATAACCAGAATGTACAAGAATGTTTTCTTTATTTATTTTATATTTTAAAACTTCTTCTTTAAACAAATCGATATCAATATTATTTGGTTCTTTAATAGACCATGTTCTTGGTGAATGAACAAATATTTGAAAAGAATTAGCTCCTATTTTTATAGAATTCTCTGGAACATTTTTAAGCCCTTCAGAAATACCCATATGTGCACCAATTTTTAGCATTAAATCAACTCCTTTTATTTTTAAAACAACTTTTAATATGATCATCAACAACTCCAACTGCTTGAAGATAAGAATATATTATAGTACTCCCAACAAAACTCATACCTCTTTTTTTTAGATCTTTAGAAATTTTATCAGATAATTCAGTTTTTGAGGGAACATCTTCAATTGTATTGAAATTGTTTTTAATGGGTTTGAAATTTACAAAACTCCAAAGATATTTATCAAATGAATCAAATTCATTTACTATTTTTATGAAAATTTTAGAATTATTGATAGCAGAGTTTATTTTTCTTTTATTTCTTATTATTCCGGAGTTTTTTAAAAGTTTATCAATTTTTTTATCATCATAGTTAGCAATTTTGTTATAATCAAAATTATCAAAAGCTTTTCTGTAATTTTCTCTTTTTTTTAATATTGTTATCCAAGATAAACCAGCTTGAGCACCTTCTAAAATAAGCATTTCAAATAATTTTCTATCATCATGAACAGGAATACCCCATTCTTCATCATGGTACTTTATATATATTTCATCATTTGTAACCCAATCACATCTATTCATAAGTATCACATCCTTTATAAGTATTATACTAAAATTTGCAATTTATTGTTTTTTTGATAAAATATTGTTGTAAAATAATATTGAGGTGAAAAAATGAATTTTGAAAATATAATAGAATTACACAAATATTATAATGCTATTTATGATAAAGCTGAAAAGTTTTATAATTATCTTGAGAAAAATAATTTATATTCAAATATAGTATATAATACAAGAAATGGGTTTAATTATAAAAATATATATTATGAACAAAAATATCATATACCAGAGATAGAAATGATGGAAAATTCGAGTATAATATTTAATGTAACGGGTATAGAATATCATTTTTGGTCTGTAAAAAAATATAATCTTGAAATAAATATTTTAGAATATATGAATGAAATAAATAAGTTTAGAGATATTCAAATAAATAGTTATGATGATAATATGAATAATTTATACGAAAAAGATTATTTAAAAACATATAATAATATGAGAATGTCTTTTGATGAGAATTTTCGTATTTCTATTATGGAAAATGATATAATCAATATAAAAAATGAAGAGATACTTCAAGGATATCTTGAAAATTATGGCATAATTTTTGGAGATAAAAATATAATACAAAAATAGGGGTGAAACATGAGTGGATTAAGCGATTATCCTTTCGATTATAAAATTGGAAAGGATAACAAATTATTCATATCATATTATGGTAAGCAAGTAAAGATAATAAAAGATAAGAAAGCAAAAACTCTTATAGAAAAACTCGAGGATTGTGGTTATGAAGAACAACAACTTATACTTGCAAAGTTGACTGGAAACTTTAAAAGGGGAAATGAACGTAATAAAAAATGGAAATATGAGAATAAAAAAGAAGAGTCTGATTATTAAAATCAGACTCTTCTTTTATGGCTCCGGCTGAGGGATTCGAACCCCCGACCTAATGGTTAACAGCCATCCGCTCTACCGCTGAGCTAAGCCGGAAGATATCCAAAGAATATTATAACACGAAATAAATATAAAATCAAGTATTAAAAAAAGAGGAACCTTAAAAAGGCTCCCCTTAACAAAGTCTCTTCGATTCCCTGGAGAGGGGAATCAAGTACATTATAAATTAGTAATTATACAATTATATGTCAAATTATTATCATTTAAATTCATAAATCTACGATATTCATGTTAATTTTGTTGATTTATAATATTATTAGATCTTATGAGTCCTTTACTTATTTTTAAATGTTTCCAAGCAAGATTAACAAAGTTCTCGCTAAATATAGAAGTTTCAAATTCCATGAATTTCTTTAAGAGATCTTCCATTTTTTTATTTTCTTTTTTTACTTTTTCAATATCTGTTAAAGGAGCATTTTCATCAAAAATAATTTCATAAGTATTTATCAAATCAGAGATTTGTATCATAAGAGTACCATAACATTTAAATTCTTCAAGCCATCTTTTTATTTCTTCTTTTAATTTTGGGTCAATTTTTTTATTCAAAATATCATAATATTTCAAAATATTGTTACCAGTGTCTTTTAAAAATATTTTAGCTTCATTTCTTTTTTTATTTTTTATTAAAGTTTCAAATTTTTCGAGAATATTCAAAGCAACTTTTGAAGTCTCAAGAGTTAATGGACTATAAGAATTACATTGAATAAAATAATAAAACTCCTCGACTATTTCAGAATTATACTCTTTGAGACTTTTTAAAAGAGCATCTTTTGAATTATAATCTTCAGGATTCAATAAATATTCTGAGATAGCTCCTAATACTATTTTAGAAGCATTTGCTTGATTCATTGGATTTATTACAATTCCTTTAGAATATTTATAGAGGTTTTGAGATCTTCCAATATATTCAGCCATATGGAGTTCTGGTACCATCATAGAATCATTCACTGGATAATTATCCCAATATATAACAGGTCTTTTAAAAGATCTTCCTATTTCGATTGCATCTTCATCTGGAATTATTTTTGAACAAACTTTAGGGCCTGTCCACATTATATCTATATTTTTATTTAGATTATTTCCTAAAATATCATGATATGAATAATGAGGTTTTCCAAAATATTCTGTAGGACATAAAATGAAATGTAAATCTTTAACAAAATTTGATAATTTTTCAAATACTTTATTAGAAAAATCTGCTTGTGCTTGTGCTAGGCAATCATATTTTTGAATATCTTCTTCATGTTGTAAATCCCAAGGAATATCATCTAAAAATAGACATAATGTATTTACACCAAGATCTGAAAATTGTTTGAATTTTTTTATCAATATATCTAAATCTTCTTCATTTGAATGAATCAATGAAAGTCCTGGTGAAATTGCAATTGAAACTTCAACATTAGATTTTTTCCCTGTATCTATGAGTTTTTTGAAATCTTTTAAAAAAGCATCATCATAAAATACTTTCCACTCATCT from Oceanotoga teriensis includes:
- a CDS encoding DNA-3-methyladenine glycosylase I: MNRCDWVTNDEIYIKYHDEEWGIPVHDDRKLFEMLILEGAQAGLSWITILKKRENYRKAFDNFDYNKIANYDDKKIDKLLKNSGIIRNKRKINSAINNSKIFIKIVNEFDSFDKYLWSFVNFKPIKNNFNTIEDVPSKTELSDKISKDLKKRGMSFVGSTIIYSYLQAVGVVDDHIKSCFKNKRS
- a CDS encoding beta-N-acetylglucosaminidase domain-containing protein, yielding MKKKFYYRGVVEGFYGREWTMEERKNIIEYMGEHDYNLYIYAAKADKLHRDEWKVFYDDAFLKDFKKLIDTGKKSNVEVSIAISPGLSLIHSNEEDLDILIKKFKQFSDLGVNTLCLFLDDIPWDLQHEEDIQKYDCLAQAQADFSNKVFEKLSNFVKDLHFILCPTEYFGKPHYSYHDILGNNLNKNIDIMWTGPKVCSKIIPDEDAIEIGRSFKRPVIYWDNYPVNDSMMVPELHMAEYIGRSQNLYKYSKGIVINPMNQANASKIVLGAISEYLLNPEDYNSKDALLKSLKEYNSEIVEEFYYFIQCNSYSPLTLETSKVALNILEKFETLIKNKKRNEAKIFLKDTGNNILKYYDILNKKIDPKLKEEIKRWLEEFKCYGTLMIQISDLINTYEIIFDENAPLTDIEKVKKENKKMEDLLKKFMEFETSIFSENFVNLAWKHLKISKGLIRSNNIINQQN